Sequence from the Aromatoleum petrolei genome:
CTCGACCTCAACATGAAGGACATGTCCGGGCTCGAAGTCCTGCGCTTCGTGAAGCAGGCCGATCTCGACACCCGCGTCGTGATGGTCACCGTCTCGGACGCGGCCGACGACCTCGTCGCCGCGCTGCGTGCCGGCGCCGACGGCTATCTGCTCAAGGACATGGAGCCGGAGGAGATGGTGGCGGCGCTGCACGCCGCCGCAGCCGGTCGCATCGTCGTCTCCGACGCCCTCACGCATCTGCTGGCCGCAGCCTTGCGCGATGAAAAGCGCCCGGAGAGCGCGTCGGCGGCCGGACTTACCGAGCGTGAGCAGGGCATCCTCGAGTGCATCGCCGGGGGGCTGTCGAACAAGCAGATCGCCCGGGAACTGAACATCGCGGAAGGCACCGTGAAGGTGCACGTCAAACACCTGCTGCGCAAGCTCAATTTTCGTTCGCGCGTCGAGGCCGCCGTGTGGGCGGTCGAGCACATGCGTAGCGATCGCTGATCCGGCCGCCCGAACGGCCTCAACTGAGAGCTGTTCTCATCTTGACAGCAGTCAAGGTTCGGCCAGGTGGGCACGTGTCCAATGAAAACCATGGATGTTTCAGGGTATTGCGCTCGCTTCATGTCGACCTCACGCCGCGGTTTTCTCAGGGGCCGCTTCAGTTCCGATTCCGACATGCAGCGCCCGCCCTGGGCGATCCCGGACGGCGCGTTCGAGGACGCGTGCACGCGCTGTGGAGAATGCCTGAGGGCCTGTCCCCCGGCGATTCTCGTCGCAACCGCGGGCGGCTATCCGGCTGTCGATTTCAGTCGAGGTGAATGCAGCTTCTGCGGCGACTGCGTGTCGGTCTGCAAGCCGCGCGCCCTGCAGCGGGAGGATGTCGCGGCGGTGCCGTGGCGGCTCAAGGCGGCAATCGGCGATGCCTGCCTCGCGCGACGCGGGGTGGAATGCCGCGTGTGCGGCGAGGCATGCGGCGCGGCGGCGATCCGCTTCCGGCCCAGCCTCGGTGGTGTCGCGCAGCCCCTGTTCGATGCCGCCTGCTGCACCGGCTGCGGCGGCTGCCTGGCGCCCTGTCCGGCAGGTGCCATTGCAATGAGAAATGAAGTGGAGATGTCTGAATGAAGATCGCAAGTCTCGTCGTCCGGGTCGCCCCGGAGCACATCGAGGTGCTCAAGGATGCGCTGCAGAAGATCCCGGGGGTCGAGCTGCACGGCGCCAGCGCCGAACTCGGGCGCGTCATCGTCACCGTCGAGGACGGTGAGGGGTACGCGATGACCGACTCCCTGCTGGCGGTCAACCTGGCCCCGCACGCGCTCGGCGTGACGCTGGCCTACGAATACACGGATGAAGGTTTGGACAACGAATTGGAACACCCGGAACCGATACCGGGCCTGCCGCTCGCGGTGGACCGAATCGGCAGCGCTCAGGACAAGGAGGCTTGAAATGACCATGGATAGACGCGAATTCATCAAGACCAATGCCATCGCGGCCGCCGCGGCGACCGCCGGCATCGGCATCCCGGTGGTGGCCCAGGCGCAGGCCCAGCCCGCCGGCAACGCCTCCACGAAGGTGCGCTGGGACAAGGCCGCCTGCCGCTTCTGCGGCACCGGCTGCTCGGTGCTGGTCGGCGTGCAGAACGGCCGCGTCGTCGCCACCCAGGGCGACCCCGACTCGCCTGTGAACCGCGGCCTCAACTGCATCAAGGGCTACTTCCTGTCGAAGATCATGTACGGCAACGACCGGCTGACCAAGCCCTTGCTGCGCATGAAGAACGGCAAGTACGACAAGAACGGCGAATTCGCACCGGTCAGCTGGGACCAGGCTTTCGACATCATGGCCGAGAAATGGAAGGCCGCGATCAAGCAGCACGGCGCCGATTCCGTCGCGATGTTCGGCTCCGGCCAGTGGACCATCTGGGAAGGCTATGCCGCGGCCAAGCTGCACAA
This genomic interval carries:
- the napF gene encoding ferredoxin-type protein NapF, with amino-acid sequence MQRPPWAIPDGAFEDACTRCGECLRACPPAILVATAGGYPAVDFSRGECSFCGDCVSVCKPRALQREDVAAVPWRLKAAIGDACLARRGVECRVCGEACGAAAIRFRPSLGGVAQPLFDAACCTGCGGCLAPCPAGAIAMRNEVEMSE
- the narL gene encoding two-component system response regulator NarL, giving the protein MSETPQRVIIIDDHPLFRKGLIQLLRTVPGFQLVAEAADGKEGIRQILHLRPDLLLLDLNMKDMSGLEVLRFVKQADLDTRVVMVTVSDAADDLVAALRAGADGYLLKDMEPEEMVAALHAAAAGRIVVSDALTHLLAAALRDEKRPESASAAGLTEREQGILECIAGGLSNKQIARELNIAEGTVKVHVKHLLRKLNFRSRVEAAVWAVEHMRSDR
- a CDS encoding chaperone NapD; the encoded protein is MKIASLVVRVAPEHIEVLKDALQKIPGVELHGASAELGRVIVTVEDGEGYAMTDSLLAVNLAPHALGVTLAYEYTDEGLDNELEHPEPIPGLPLAVDRIGSAQDKEA